One window of the Mycobacterium haemophilum DSM 44634 genome contains the following:
- a CDS encoding DUF5130 domain-containing protein has product MVRGDVATIEPTELPKGWVITTSGRVSGVTEPGDLSVHYPFPIKDLVALDDALKYGSRASHARFAVYLGDLGSDTAAQAREILAQVPTPNNAVLVAVSPDQCAIEVVYGSQVRGRGAESAAPLGVAAASSACKQGNLIDGLISAIRVLSAGISPA; this is encoded by the coding sequence GTGGTACGTGGTGATGTTGCAACGATCGAGCCCACCGAACTGCCCAAGGGTTGGGTGATCACTACCAGCGGACGGGTCTCCGGGGTTACCGAGCCCGGGGACCTGTCGGTGCACTACCCGTTTCCGATCAAAGACCTCGTCGCCCTGGACGACGCGTTGAAATACGGCTCTCGGGCCTCTCATGCACGGTTCGCCGTTTACCTGGGTGACCTGGGCAGTGACACCGCTGCCCAGGCTCGCGAGATCCTGGCCCAGGTGCCGACGCCGAACAACGCGGTGCTGGTCGCCGTGTCACCCGACCAGTGCGCCATCGAGGTGGTCTACGGCTCGCAGGTCCGGGGTCGTGGCGCCGAGTCGGCGGCACCTCTGGGCGTCGCGGCGGCTTCTTCGGCCTGCAAACAAGGGAACCTGATCGATGGGCTGATCAGCGCGATCCGTGTGCTCAGTGCGGGGATCTCCCCGGCCTAG
- a CDS encoding HNH endonuclease, with product MAQRKNRRSHRSSGAAATLTGSASPSCLHSVDIHPPTRHESGSIWSRRRVLLLNSTYEPLTALPMRRAIVMVICGKADVVHVDPAGPVIHSATRSITVPSVIRLRSYVRVPYRARVPMTRAALMHRDRFCCAYCGAKADTVDHVVPRSRGGGHSWENCVACCSTCNHRKGDKLLTELGWVLRRAPVPPTGQHWRLLSTVKELDPAWARYLGEGAA from the coding sequence ATGGCGCAGCGCAAGAATCGCCGCAGCCACCGCAGTTCCGGGGCCGCGGCAACCCTGACCGGGTCTGCGAGTCCCTCATGCCTGCACAGTGTCGATATCCACCCGCCCACCCGTCACGAGAGTGGATCGATCTGGAGTCGTCGGCGGGTGTTGCTGCTGAACTCCACCTACGAGCCGCTCACCGCGTTGCCGATGCGGCGGGCGATCGTCATGGTGATCTGCGGCAAGGCCGACGTCGTGCACGTCGATCCGGCCGGTCCGGTCATCCATTCGGCGACCAGATCGATCACGGTGCCGTCGGTGATCCGGTTGCGATCCTACGTCCGGGTACCGTACCGAGCCCGTGTCCCGATGACCCGCGCCGCGCTGATGCACCGCGACCGCTTTTGCTGTGCCTATTGCGGGGCCAAGGCCGATACCGTCGACCACGTGGTGCCACGCAGCCGCGGTGGCGGCCACTCCTGGGAGAACTGTGTCGCGTGTTGTTCGACATGCAACCACCGCAAGGGCGACAAGCTGCTCACCGAACTTGGCTGGGTACTGCGCCGGGCGCCGGTGCCGCCGACGGGTCAGCATTGGCGGCTATTGTCCACGGTCAAGGAACTGGACCCGGCGTGGGCTCGATACCTCGGTGAGGGCGCCGCCTGA
- the glbO gene encoding group 2 truncated hemoglobin GlbO, with protein sequence MQQSFYDAIGGAETFNAIVSRFYAQVPEDEILRELYPADDLAGAEERLRMFLEQYWGGPRTYSDQRGHPRLRMRHAPFRITAIERDAWLRCMHTAVASIDSHTLDDEHRRELLGYLEMAAHSLVNSAF encoded by the coding sequence GTGCAGCAGTCCTTCTACGACGCTATCGGCGGGGCCGAGACCTTCAATGCGATCGTGTCGCGCTTTTATGCGCAGGTGCCCGAAGACGAGATACTGCGTGAGCTGTATCCCGCAGACGACCTGGCCGGCGCCGAAGAACGATTGCGTATGTTCCTCGAGCAGTACTGGGGTGGCCCGCGAACGTACTCAGACCAGCGCGGCCATCCGCGGTTGCGGATGCGTCACGCCCCTTTCCGGATCACTGCCATCGAGCGCGACGCCTGGCTGCGGTGCATGCACACCGCCGTCGCCTCCATCGATTCGCATACCCTCGACGACGAGCACCGTCGGGAGTTGCTCGGCTACTTGGAGATGGCCGCCCACTCCCTCGTGAACTCCGCGTTTTGA